The following proteins come from a genomic window of Coffea arabica cultivar ET-39 chromosome 11c, Coffea Arabica ET-39 HiFi, whole genome shotgun sequence:
- the LOC113716732 gene encoding putative potassium transporter 12 isoform X1, with translation MKEEIEESSSVRLLRSTSSSGGGESRWVDGSEVDSKSPPWSLGGDQDIREGYGSIRRRLVKKPKRVDSFDVEAMEIAGAHGNHKKDASLWQTLALAFQTLGVVYGDMGTSPLYVFSDVFSKVTITSEVDVLGALSLVMYTIALIPLMKYVFIVLKANDNGEGGTFALYSLICRYAKVNLLPNRQQADEYISSFKLKLPTPELERALNIKDALEHKSWLKTILLLLVLTGTSMVIGDGILTPAISVMSAVSGLQGEIKGFGTGALVITSIVILIALFSIQRFGTSKVGVTFAPALSLWFFSLGSIGLYNLITYDITVVRAFNPAYIYLFFRKNSSRAWSALGGCVLCITGAEAMFADLGHFSVQSIQIAFTGVVFPCLLLAYMGQAAYLSRHPDSANRIFYNSVPESLFWPVFVLATIAAIIASQAMISASFSCIKQSMALGCFPRLKIVHTSRKLMGQIYIPVINWFLMIMCILVVAAFRSTTDIANAYGIAEVGVMIVSTSLVTLVMLLIWQTNLFLALCFPLVFGTVELIYLSAVLSKIMEGGWLPLVFATFFLCIMYTWNYGSVLKYQSEVREKISMDFMLELGSTLGTVRVPGVGLLYNELVQGIPSVFGRFLLELPAIHSTIVFICIKYVPVPVVPQDERFLFRRVCPKDYHMFRCVARYGYKDVRKDDHNAFEQLLVESLEKFLRKEAQEFALESSLQEPEFDRISMMSRESGPQDGDGIGELRIPLMHDQRLEEEETLSSQESVPALPASVMSVDEDPSLEYELSDLKEATDSGFTYLIGHGDVRAKKSSWFIKKLVINYFYGFLRRNCRGGAATMRVPHTNIVQVGMTYMV, from the exons ATGAAAGAAGAGATTGAAGAGAGTAGTAGCGTGAGGTTGTTGCGTAGTACTAGTAGCAGTGGAGGTGGGGAGTCAAGGTGGGTGGATGGCAGTGAAGTGGACTCCAAGTCACCACCTTGGTCCTTGGGTGGGGATCAGGATATTAGAGAAGGGTATGGATCTATTAGAAGAAGGCTTGTCAAGAAGCCCaagagagttgattcttttgaTGTTGAAGCTATGGAGATTGCTGGAGCTCATGGCAATCATAAAAAG GATGCTTCTCTTTGGCAAACTCTTGCCTTGGCATTTCAAACTCTTGGTGTGGTGTATGGTGACATGGGCACGAGCCCTTTATATGTCTTCTCTGATGTGTTCAGCAAGGTGACCATCACGTCAGAAGTTGATGTCTTAGGGGCTCTATCACTAGTGATGTACACCATTGCTCTCATTCCATTAATGAAGTATGTCTTTATAGTGCTGAAGGCCAATGACAACGGCGAAG GAGGAACATTTGCATTATATTCATTGATCTGTAGATATGCAAAAGTTAATCTTCTTCCCAATCGTCAGCAGGCTGATGAGTACATCTCTAGTTTTAAGCTCAAACTGCCCACTCCGGAACTTGAAAGGGCTTTGAATATAAAAGATGCTCTGGAACACAAGTCCTGGCTGAAAACCATCCTATTGCTGTTGGTTCTGACAGGAACATCCATGGTAATAGGAGATGGCATTTTGACTCCTGCAATATCAG TCATGTCTGCTGTGAGTGGTCTGCAAGGTGAAATCAAGGGATTTGGCACAG GAGCTCTTGTTATCACTTCAATTGTTATCCTCATCGCATTATTCAGCATACAGCGTTTTGGGACAAGTAAAGTTGGCGTAACATTTGCTCCTGCCCTTTCTTTATGGTTCTTTAGTTTGGGATCTATTGGACTCTACAACCTGATCACGTATGACATTACTGTTGTAAGGGCATTTAATCCAGCTTACATCTATCTTTTCTTCAGAAAGAATTCGAGTAGGGCCTGGTCTGCCCTTGGTGGTTGTGTTTTATGCATTACAG GAGCAGAAGCTATGTTTGCAGATTTAGGGCATTTCTCTGTGCAGTCGATACAG ATTGCTTTCACGGGTGTGGTATTTCCCTGCCTTCTTCTAGCATATATGGGACAAGCGGCCTACCTTAGCAGACACCCTGATTCAGCTAATAGGATATTTTATAATTCTGTCCCAG AGAGTCTTTTCTGGCCAGTTTTTGTGTTAGCCACAATTGCTGCTATCATTGCCAGTCAGGCCATGATATCTGCTTCATTTTCATGCATCAAGCAATCCATGGCTCTTGGATGCTTTCCCAGGTTGAAGATAGTTCACACCTCAAGGAAACTGATGGGCCAAATTTATATCCCTGTAATCAATTGGTTTCTGATGATTATGTGTATACTTGTGGTTGCTGCTTTTAGGAGCACTACAGATATAGCTAATGCATATG GCATTGCTGAAGTTGGTGTTATGATTGTCAGCACTAGCTTGGTGACACTCGTGATGCTTCTGATTTGGCAAACTAACTTGTTCCTGGCCCTATGTTTTCCACTTGTATTTGGAACTGTGGAGCTCATTTACTTGTCTGCTGTTCTATCCAAGATCATGGAGGGGGGTTGGCTTCCACTTGTCTTTGccactttctttctttgtatAATGTACACCTGGAACTACGGAAGCGTACTGAAGTATCAGAGTGAGGTTCGAGAGAAGATCTCAATGGACTTCATGCTTGAGCTTGGGTCTACCTTAGGAACTGTAAGAGTGCCAGGTGTTGGATTACTTTATAATGAACTCGTTCAAGGCATTCCCTCTGTTTTTGGGCGGTTCTTACTGGAACTTCCAGCTATCCACTCCACAATTGTGTTCATCTGCATTAAATATGTCCCCGTGCCAGTTGTACCTCAGGATGAAAGATTTCTGTTTCGAAGGGTTTGTCCAAAAGATTATCATATGTTCCGATGTGTTGCCCGATATGGGTATAAAGATGTGAGGAAAGATGATCACAATGCATTTGAGCAGCTTCTTGTGGAGAGCCTTGAGAAATTTTTGAGAAAGGAAGCTCAGGAGTTTGCACTGGAGAGCAGTCTGCAAGAACCCGAGTTTGATAGAATTTCCATGATGTCAAGGGAATCTGGACCACAGGATGGCGATGGCATTGGGGAGCTCAGGATCCCATTGATGCATGACCAGAGgctggaagaagaagaaactttGTCGTCACAAGAGTCTGTTCCTGCACTGCCAGCCAGTGTCATGTCAGTAGATGAAGATCCTAGTCTAGAGTATGAGCTGTCGGACCTTAAGGAAGCCACTGATTCAGGATTTACATACTTGATTGGGCACGGTGATGTGAGAGCAAAGAAAAGCTCTTGGTTCATCAAGAAACTTGTCATAAACTACTTCTATGGGTTCCTGAGGAGGAACTGCAGAGGAGGTGCTGCAACTATGAGAGTTCCTCACACGAACATAGTGCAAGTAGGGATGACATATATGGTCTGA
- the LOC113716732 gene encoding putative potassium transporter 12 isoform X2: MKEEIEESSSVRLLRSTSSSGGGESRWVDGSEVDSKSPPWSLGGDQDIREGYGSIRRRLVKKPKRVDSFDVEAMEIAGAHGNHKKDASLWQTLALAFQTLGVVYGDMGTSPLYVFSDVFSKVTITSEVDVLGALSLVMYTIALIPLMKYVFIVLKANDNGEGGTFALYSLICRYAKVNLLPNRQQADEYISSFKLKLPTPELERALNIKDALEHKSWLKTILLLLVLTGTSMVIGDGILTPAISVMSAVSGLQGEIKGFGTGALVITSIVILIALFSIQRFGTSKVGVTFAPALSLWFFSLGSIGLYNLITSRSYVCRFRAFLCAVDTAYMGQAAYLSRHPDSANRIFYNSVPESLFWPVFVLATIAAIIASQAMISASFSCIKQSMALGCFPRLKIVHTSRKLMGQIYIPVINWFLMIMCILVVAAFRSTTDIANAYGIAEVGVMIVSTSLVTLVMLLIWQTNLFLALCFPLVFGTVELIYLSAVLSKIMEGGWLPLVFATFFLCIMYTWNYGSVLKYQSEVREKISMDFMLELGSTLGTVRVPGVGLLYNELVQGIPSVFGRFLLELPAIHSTIVFICIKYVPVPVVPQDERFLFRRVCPKDYHMFRCVARYGYKDVRKDDHNAFEQLLVESLEKFLRKEAQEFALESSLQEPEFDRISMMSRESGPQDGDGIGELRIPLMHDQRLEEEETLSSQESVPALPASVMSVDEDPSLEYELSDLKEATDSGFTYLIGHGDVRAKKSSWFIKKLVINYFYGFLRRNCRGGAATMRVPHTNIVQVGMTYMV, translated from the exons ATGAAAGAAGAGATTGAAGAGAGTAGTAGCGTGAGGTTGTTGCGTAGTACTAGTAGCAGTGGAGGTGGGGAGTCAAGGTGGGTGGATGGCAGTGAAGTGGACTCCAAGTCACCACCTTGGTCCTTGGGTGGGGATCAGGATATTAGAGAAGGGTATGGATCTATTAGAAGAAGGCTTGTCAAGAAGCCCaagagagttgattcttttgaTGTTGAAGCTATGGAGATTGCTGGAGCTCATGGCAATCATAAAAAG GATGCTTCTCTTTGGCAAACTCTTGCCTTGGCATTTCAAACTCTTGGTGTGGTGTATGGTGACATGGGCACGAGCCCTTTATATGTCTTCTCTGATGTGTTCAGCAAGGTGACCATCACGTCAGAAGTTGATGTCTTAGGGGCTCTATCACTAGTGATGTACACCATTGCTCTCATTCCATTAATGAAGTATGTCTTTATAGTGCTGAAGGCCAATGACAACGGCGAAG GAGGAACATTTGCATTATATTCATTGATCTGTAGATATGCAAAAGTTAATCTTCTTCCCAATCGTCAGCAGGCTGATGAGTACATCTCTAGTTTTAAGCTCAAACTGCCCACTCCGGAACTTGAAAGGGCTTTGAATATAAAAGATGCTCTGGAACACAAGTCCTGGCTGAAAACCATCCTATTGCTGTTGGTTCTGACAGGAACATCCATGGTAATAGGAGATGGCATTTTGACTCCTGCAATATCAG TCATGTCTGCTGTGAGTGGTCTGCAAGGTGAAATCAAGGGATTTGGCACAG GAGCTCTTGTTATCACTTCAATTGTTATCCTCATCGCATTATTCAGCATACAGCGTTTTGGGACAAGTAAAGTTGGCGTAACATTTGCTCCTGCCCTTTCTTTATGGTTCTTTAGTTTGGGATCTATTGGACTCTACAACCTGATCAC GAGCAGAAGCTATGTTTGCAGATTTAGGGCATTTCTCTGTGCAGTCGATACAG CATATATGGGACAAGCGGCCTACCTTAGCAGACACCCTGATTCAGCTAATAGGATATTTTATAATTCTGTCCCAG AGAGTCTTTTCTGGCCAGTTTTTGTGTTAGCCACAATTGCTGCTATCATTGCCAGTCAGGCCATGATATCTGCTTCATTTTCATGCATCAAGCAATCCATGGCTCTTGGATGCTTTCCCAGGTTGAAGATAGTTCACACCTCAAGGAAACTGATGGGCCAAATTTATATCCCTGTAATCAATTGGTTTCTGATGATTATGTGTATACTTGTGGTTGCTGCTTTTAGGAGCACTACAGATATAGCTAATGCATATG GCATTGCTGAAGTTGGTGTTATGATTGTCAGCACTAGCTTGGTGACACTCGTGATGCTTCTGATTTGGCAAACTAACTTGTTCCTGGCCCTATGTTTTCCACTTGTATTTGGAACTGTGGAGCTCATTTACTTGTCTGCTGTTCTATCCAAGATCATGGAGGGGGGTTGGCTTCCACTTGTCTTTGccactttctttctttgtatAATGTACACCTGGAACTACGGAAGCGTACTGAAGTATCAGAGTGAGGTTCGAGAGAAGATCTCAATGGACTTCATGCTTGAGCTTGGGTCTACCTTAGGAACTGTAAGAGTGCCAGGTGTTGGATTACTTTATAATGAACTCGTTCAAGGCATTCCCTCTGTTTTTGGGCGGTTCTTACTGGAACTTCCAGCTATCCACTCCACAATTGTGTTCATCTGCATTAAATATGTCCCCGTGCCAGTTGTACCTCAGGATGAAAGATTTCTGTTTCGAAGGGTTTGTCCAAAAGATTATCATATGTTCCGATGTGTTGCCCGATATGGGTATAAAGATGTGAGGAAAGATGATCACAATGCATTTGAGCAGCTTCTTGTGGAGAGCCTTGAGAAATTTTTGAGAAAGGAAGCTCAGGAGTTTGCACTGGAGAGCAGTCTGCAAGAACCCGAGTTTGATAGAATTTCCATGATGTCAAGGGAATCTGGACCACAGGATGGCGATGGCATTGGGGAGCTCAGGATCCCATTGATGCATGACCAGAGgctggaagaagaagaaactttGTCGTCACAAGAGTCTGTTCCTGCACTGCCAGCCAGTGTCATGTCAGTAGATGAAGATCCTAGTCTAGAGTATGAGCTGTCGGACCTTAAGGAAGCCACTGATTCAGGATTTACATACTTGATTGGGCACGGTGATGTGAGAGCAAAGAAAAGCTCTTGGTTCATCAAGAAACTTGTCATAAACTACTTCTATGGGTTCCTGAGGAGGAACTGCAGAGGAGGTGCTGCAACTATGAGAGTTCCTCACACGAACATAGTGCAAGTAGGGATGACATATATGGTCTGA
- the LOC113716732 gene encoding putative potassium transporter 12 isoform X3, translating to MTTAKADEYISSFKLKLPTPELERALNIKDALEHKSWLKTILLLLVLTGTSMVIGDGILTPAISVMSAVSGLQGEIKGFGTGALVITSIVILIALFSIQRFGTSKVGVTFAPALSLWFFSLGSIGLYNLITYDITVVRAFNPAYIYLFFRKNSSRAWSALGGCVLCITGAEAMFADLGHFSVQSIQIAFTGVVFPCLLLAYMGQAAYLSRHPDSANRIFYNSVPESLFWPVFVLATIAAIIASQAMISASFSCIKQSMALGCFPRLKIVHTSRKLMGQIYIPVINWFLMIMCILVVAAFRSTTDIANAYGIAEVGVMIVSTSLVTLVMLLIWQTNLFLALCFPLVFGTVELIYLSAVLSKIMEGGWLPLVFATFFLCIMYTWNYGSVLKYQSEVREKISMDFMLELGSTLGTVRVPGVGLLYNELVQGIPSVFGRFLLELPAIHSTIVFICIKYVPVPVVPQDERFLFRRVCPKDYHMFRCVARYGYKDVRKDDHNAFEQLLVESLEKFLRKEAQEFALESSLQEPEFDRISMMSRESGPQDGDGIGELRIPLMHDQRLEEEETLSSQESVPALPASVMSVDEDPSLEYELSDLKEATDSGFTYLIGHGDVRAKKSSWFIKKLVINYFYGFLRRNCRGGAATMRVPHTNIVQVGMTYMV from the exons ATGACAACGGCGAAG GCTGATGAGTACATCTCTAGTTTTAAGCTCAAACTGCCCACTCCGGAACTTGAAAGGGCTTTGAATATAAAAGATGCTCTGGAACACAAGTCCTGGCTGAAAACCATCCTATTGCTGTTGGTTCTGACAGGAACATCCATGGTAATAGGAGATGGCATTTTGACTCCTGCAATATCAG TCATGTCTGCTGTGAGTGGTCTGCAAGGTGAAATCAAGGGATTTGGCACAG GAGCTCTTGTTATCACTTCAATTGTTATCCTCATCGCATTATTCAGCATACAGCGTTTTGGGACAAGTAAAGTTGGCGTAACATTTGCTCCTGCCCTTTCTTTATGGTTCTTTAGTTTGGGATCTATTGGACTCTACAACCTGATCACGTATGACATTACTGTTGTAAGGGCATTTAATCCAGCTTACATCTATCTTTTCTTCAGAAAGAATTCGAGTAGGGCCTGGTCTGCCCTTGGTGGTTGTGTTTTATGCATTACAG GAGCAGAAGCTATGTTTGCAGATTTAGGGCATTTCTCTGTGCAGTCGATACAG ATTGCTTTCACGGGTGTGGTATTTCCCTGCCTTCTTCTAGCATATATGGGACAAGCGGCCTACCTTAGCAGACACCCTGATTCAGCTAATAGGATATTTTATAATTCTGTCCCAG AGAGTCTTTTCTGGCCAGTTTTTGTGTTAGCCACAATTGCTGCTATCATTGCCAGTCAGGCCATGATATCTGCTTCATTTTCATGCATCAAGCAATCCATGGCTCTTGGATGCTTTCCCAGGTTGAAGATAGTTCACACCTCAAGGAAACTGATGGGCCAAATTTATATCCCTGTAATCAATTGGTTTCTGATGATTATGTGTATACTTGTGGTTGCTGCTTTTAGGAGCACTACAGATATAGCTAATGCATATG GCATTGCTGAAGTTGGTGTTATGATTGTCAGCACTAGCTTGGTGACACTCGTGATGCTTCTGATTTGGCAAACTAACTTGTTCCTGGCCCTATGTTTTCCACTTGTATTTGGAACTGTGGAGCTCATTTACTTGTCTGCTGTTCTATCCAAGATCATGGAGGGGGGTTGGCTTCCACTTGTCTTTGccactttctttctttgtatAATGTACACCTGGAACTACGGAAGCGTACTGAAGTATCAGAGTGAGGTTCGAGAGAAGATCTCAATGGACTTCATGCTTGAGCTTGGGTCTACCTTAGGAACTGTAAGAGTGCCAGGTGTTGGATTACTTTATAATGAACTCGTTCAAGGCATTCCCTCTGTTTTTGGGCGGTTCTTACTGGAACTTCCAGCTATCCACTCCACAATTGTGTTCATCTGCATTAAATATGTCCCCGTGCCAGTTGTACCTCAGGATGAAAGATTTCTGTTTCGAAGGGTTTGTCCAAAAGATTATCATATGTTCCGATGTGTTGCCCGATATGGGTATAAAGATGTGAGGAAAGATGATCACAATGCATTTGAGCAGCTTCTTGTGGAGAGCCTTGAGAAATTTTTGAGAAAGGAAGCTCAGGAGTTTGCACTGGAGAGCAGTCTGCAAGAACCCGAGTTTGATAGAATTTCCATGATGTCAAGGGAATCTGGACCACAGGATGGCGATGGCATTGGGGAGCTCAGGATCCCATTGATGCATGACCAGAGgctggaagaagaagaaactttGTCGTCACAAGAGTCTGTTCCTGCACTGCCAGCCAGTGTCATGTCAGTAGATGAAGATCCTAGTCTAGAGTATGAGCTGTCGGACCTTAAGGAAGCCACTGATTCAGGATTTACATACTTGATTGGGCACGGTGATGTGAGAGCAAAGAAAAGCTCTTGGTTCATCAAGAAACTTGTCATAAACTACTTCTATGGGTTCCTGAGGAGGAACTGCAGAGGAGGTGCTGCAACTATGAGAGTTCCTCACACGAACATAGTGCAAGTAGGGATGACATATATGGTCTGA
- the LOC113717149 gene encoding potassium transporter 6-like codes for MDLETGVSQNPVKKESWRIVLTLAYQSLGVVYGDLSTSPLYVYKSTFAEDIKHSETNEEIFGVLSFVFWTLTLVPLLKYVFIVLKADDNGEGGTFALYSLLCRHARVNALPNCQSADEELSSYKKDIISPAPTTFGARLKSTLEKHRVLQRFLLVLALIGACMVIGDGILTPAISVFSAVSGVELATAKEHHKYIEVPVACIILIGLFALQHYGTHRVGFLFAPVVITWLLCISSIGLYNIFYWNPRVYQALSPYYMYKFLKKTQRGGWMSLGGILLCITGSEAMFADLGHFSQLSIQIAFTTMVYPSLILAYMGQAAYLSQHHIIQNDYHIGFYVSVPEKLRWPVLVIAILAAVVGSQAIITGTFSIIKQCSALGCFPRVKIVHTSSKIHGQIYIPEINWTLMLLCLAVTIGFRDTKRLGNASGLAVITVMLVTTCLMSLIIVLCWHRNVILAICFVVFFGTVEALYFSASLIKFLEGAWVPVALSFLFMIVMCVWHYGTLKKYEFDVENKVSVDWLLSLGPSLGIVRVRGIGLIHTELVSGIPAIFSHFVTNLPAFHQVLVFLCVKSVPIPHVKHEERFLVGHIGPKEYRMYRVIVRYGYRDAHKDDLVFENDLVCSIAEFIRTGKSSPNCTDDDVTKECDEMAVVGSPSTHLDGIHLRFDESENTSLAGTSEPREIRSPPVTKLRKKVRFVIPESPKIDSSAREELRELMEAREAGIAYILGHSYVKTKQGSSLIKKLAINYGYDFLRKNCRSPTYAFTVPHASTLEVGMVYHI; via the exons ATGGATCTGGAGACTGGGGTGTCTCAAAATCCTGTCAAG AAAGAGTCTTGGAGAATTGTTTTAACACTGgcgtatcagagtttaggtgtGGTTTATGGAGATTTAAGTACCTCACCATTGTATGTTTACAAGAGTACTTTTGCTGAAGATATTAAGCATTCAGAGACCAACGAAGAAATCTTTGGGGTTCTGTCTTTTGTGTTCTGGACACTGACTTTAGTTCCTTTGCTCAAGTATGTTTTCATTGTGCTCAAAGCTGATGATAACGGTGAAGGTGGCACATTTGCTCTGTATTCACTGCTATGCAGACATGCCAGAGTGAATGCATTGCCTAATTGTCAGTCGGCTGATGAAGAATTGTCAAGCTACAAGAAAGATATCATAAGTCCTGCCCCAACTACTTTTGGGGCAAGGCTGAAATCCACTCTTGAGAAGCATAGAGTGCTGCAGAGATTTTTGCTTGTATTGGCTCTAATTGGAGCTTGTATGGTGATTGGTGATGGTATTCTTACACCTGCTATTTCAg TTTTTTCTGCAGTTTCTGGTGTTGAACTGGCCACTGCAAAAGAGCATCACAAGT ATATAGAAGTTCCAGTTGCTTGTATCATACTGATAGGCTTGTTTGCCCTTCAACATTATGGCACCCACAGGGTCGGGTTCTTGTTTGCGCCTGTGGTGATAACATGGCTTTTGTGCATCAGTTCCATTGGCTTGTATAATATCTTTTATTGGAACCCTCGGGTCTATCAAGCACTGTCTCCATATTACATGTACAAATTCCTGAAGAAAACCCAAAGAGGAGGTTGGATGTCATTGGGCGGGATTCTGCTGTGCATAACAG GTTCAGAAGCTATGTTTGCTGATCTAGGACATTTTTCCCAGTTGTCAATACAG ATTGCTTTCACAACGATGGTGTATCCATCACTAATCCTTGCATACATGGGTCAGGCTGCTTATCTTTCTCAACATCATATTATTCAGAATGACTACCACATTGGATTTTACGTTTCTGTACCAG AGAAATTAAGGTGGCCAGTACTGGTAATTGCCATACTTGCTGCAGTTGTTGGGAGCCAAGCTATTATAACAGGAACCTTTTCTATTATAAAACAATGTTCTGCTCTGGGTTGCTTTCCCCGAGTCAAAATAGTGCACACATCATCCAAAATACACGGGCAGATTTACATCCCAGAGATTAACTGGACCTTGATGCTATTATGCTTGGCTGTTACCATTGGGTTCAGAGACACCAAACGCTTGGGTAACGCTTCAG GTTTGGCTGTTATAACAGTCATGCTCGTCACAACCTGTTTGATGTCTCTGATTATCGTGTTATGCTGGCACCGGAATGTGATCCTTGCAATATGCTTTGTAGTGTTCTTTGGCACAGTTGAAGCGCTTTACTTCTCTGCTTCACTAATCAAGTTTTTAGAAGGAGCATGGGTACCCGTTGCCCTTTCATTCTTGTTCATGATAGTGATGTGTGTTTGGCACTATGGCACACTCAAGAAGTACGAGTTCGATGTTGAAAATAAGGTTTCTGTTGACTGGCTACTGAGCTTGGGTCCCAGCCTAGGTATTGTAAGGGTTCGTGGCATTGGCCTTATACACACGGAACTTGTATCTGGAATCCCAGCAATTTTCTCGCATTTTGTCACCAACCTTCCAGCTTTTCATCAGGTCCTGGTGTTTCTTTGTGTAAAATCTGTCCCAATTCCTCATGTTAAACATGAAGAACGGTTCCTTGTGGGACACATTGGCCCAAAAGAGTATCGGATGTATCGGGTTATTGTCCGGTATGGTTATCGCGATGCTCACAAGGATGATCTGGTGTTTGAAAATGACCTTGTATGCAGCATTGCTGAGTTCATACGGACTGGAAAGTCCAGTCCAAATTGCACAGACGACGATGTGACAAAGGAATGTGACGAAATGGCTGTGGTTGGAAGCCCTTCAACTCATTTAGACGGGATCCACTTGCGGTTCGATGAATCCGAGAACACTTCCTTAGCTGGCACATCGGAGCCTAGGGAAATAAGATCTCCACCAGTCACCAAGCTGAGGAAAAAGGTAAGGTTCGTTATACCCGAGAGCCCAAAGATCGACAGCAGTGCACGTGAGGAGTTGAGAGAACTTATGGAAGCTAGGGAAGCTGGGATAGCTTACATACTGGGGCACTCGTACGTGAAAACAAAACAAGGATCTAGCTTAATCAAGAAACTAGCAATAAACTACGGCTATGATTTCTTGAGGAAAAACTGCAGATCCCCTACCTATGCATTTACTGTGCCTCATGCATCAACTCTGGAGGTGGGAATGGTTTACCACATCTGA